From the Candidatus Marinarcus aquaticus genome, the window TGCTGTACCAAATACCATTGGCCACATTGAGTATGAACGTGCCCAGTTAACAGCGGTGTCTAGTTTCGTTGTGACGACAGAATCGCCAAATACAGATTCTACTCCTAATCCCATGAAAGAGCCTTTTTCTTATAAATATAAATTAAACCACCAAACAGTAAAGCCATAAACATAAACATTTCGGTCAGACCTAATATTCCTAACTCTTTAACGTTTACAGCCCATGGAAACATAAAAATGATCTCTACATCAAACAGTACGAAAAGAATGGCAACTAAATAGAATTTAACTGCAAATCGTAGCTTTGTTCCACCAATTGGGTGAGATACCCCTGATTCGTATACCGTGTTTTTTTCAACATCATCTTTGTTTTGTGGTCCGAGGAATCGTGACAGTAAAAATACTGATACTAAAACAACTCCAACTAAGACAAAAATGACTGATGATAAAAGAAGTTCATTTGACATAGTTTTATTCCCATATGATTAATTATGAAATGATTGTACAATATTTATAAATACAAGTAAATTATTAGATAAGTAAAAAAAATAAAATTTCTAAAATGAGAAGAAATGTAATACTTTTTTCTTATCTTTTTTGGGTCTAACTAAAATGTTTTAGCAATAATATTTAAGTATTTTTTAAGTCTTGTGACAGGCAATGCAACGTTGAGTCTGAAGTGCTTAGAGCCGTTTTTCCCGAATGTTAATCCATCATTTAAAGCTATTTTTGCCTCTTTTAAAAGTCGCTCTTTGATTTGCAAGTGTGTCAAATCGTAACATGAAAAATCGAGCCAAAGTAAGTATGTGGCTTCAGGTTGAGAGAGTTTGATATTTGTATTTTTCAGTAACTCTTTTGTAACCAAAATATTTTGTAATAAGTACTCTTTGAGTTCCTTGACCCATTCTTGACCATACGTATAGGCTGCTTCCATGGCAATGGTTCCAAAAACATTAATTGAGCCAATTTCTCTTGCTTTAACCACTTCATCTAATTTGGTTTTGAGAGCTTCATTGCAGGTAATAGCATACGCAGCATTAAGCCCTGCAATATTAAAAGTTTTCCCTGCTGCATTGAGAGTAACGGTGATATTGGCAATCTCTTTAGAGATACTTGCAAGGGGTGTGAAGGGTTTAAAAGTAATATCCGCATGAATTTCATCACTGATAATGGTGATGTTGTGTTCTAAACAGATTTTGGCAAGGGCTTCAAGCTCTTCTTTACTCCAAATACGTCCTACGGGGTTGTGCGGAGAACAGAGTGTGAATATTTTGGTTTTAGGGGTGATTTTAGATTTGAGATCTTCTAAATCCATGGTGTAGTAGCCATTTTGTTCTTTTAAAGGGTTATAGACAACTTTTCGTTTGTTGTGTTTGATACTTTGAAAGAGTGGAAAATAAACAGGCGTTTGTACGATGATTTCATCATTGACTTCACTGAAAGCTTCTAAAGCAGCACTGTAAGCAGGAACGACTCCATTTAAAAAAGTCAGCCACTTCTTTTGAATTTTCCAACCATGCTGTGTTTGCATCCAGTTTACAACACTTTGTTGCAGACTCTCTGTAACAATCCCATAACCATATACCGCATGATGTGCTCTTTTAATAATGGCATCATTGATAAATGCAGGGGTTTCAAAATCCATGTCTGCTACCCACATAGGAAAAGCATCATTGACACCAAAATACTTCTCTAAACCATCATATTTGGCACATTGGGTATGGTTTCTGTTGACTTCTTTATCAAAACTGTACACTATTTGCTCCATACATTGTTTTCTATTTTGTGAAGTGTCAAAGATAATCTCTCTTCAATGAGTTTATCATCTTCGATATTTCGTCCTTGGATAACTAACAATCCACCACTGTTCAGACGTGTTGGAATGTCACTTAAAAAGGCTTCAAGATTATAAAGCTCGTCAAAATCCGTGGTGATTAAAATAAGGTCATAGCCTTTAAAATGAGGTTTTAAATTGCACCCATCCCCTTGCCAAAATTGGCAGTTGTGCACTACTTCTTGCTCTTTTTTAGCTTGCGCATTGAGGATGTTTCTGGCTGTAAAATCAATTCCTACAATGTTTTTATACTCTTTTGCTAACTCAAATGCCGCCGTTCCATAATAACATCCCAAGTTCAAAGCTGAGTTTTTCTTAAAGGTTTTATTATAGTGTTGCACTGTTTTAACAGCGAGTTTAAAGAAGTTGGCGTACTCATCCTCTTCAATGTTTGGTTTCACATCTGGTTTTTGATTGTATGAAGCTGGCACTTCCACATATCTGAATCCTGCATGTTGAGGGAAGTGTCGTCTGAAGGCATAACGAGAATCCTTCAGTGCTTCATTTCCGCATGAGATGTAAGAGCCCCCTTTAAAGATGTTGTGTCGATTATCAAATGTGGGCACGGAGAAATCATCATACAAGGGGTGTACTTCAAACCCTTCAAAACCATCAATAGCGGTAGTAGTCCATTGCCATACATTTCCTATGACATCGTAAAAACCATTGAATTCAAACATATCCACAGGACACGATGACGTGAAATGCTCTAAGTTGATGTTTGCAGGTGCTTTTTTACCCCATTGTGGTTCATCGGGTGTTTGTGTGTGTTCATGTAAGGCATGCCATAATGCTTCACTGGGTAGTGTGATGTTTTTATGCTCTTTTTTGCTCTTCCAGTTACAAAAAGCTTCTGCTTCTAAATAATTAACATCCACAGGCCAATTCAGTGGTAAATCAATGATATTGGTCATGGTTCGGTATTTAAAAGTTTCACCCTCTTTAATCCAAAAGGTTGGGTATTGCGCTTTTTGGTACTCTTTCCAACCTTTTCCCTCTTCACTCCAAAAGGCATCATTGCAGTATCCACCATCTTGAATAAACTCTAAAAACTCACCGTTGCTCACCAGATATTTAGAGGCTTTAAAAGCAGGTGTGCTCTCTTGATACTCTCCATACTCATTGTCCCATCCATAATAAGCATTGCTTTTATCTTTTCCTAACGTGATATTCATACTTGGAACTTCTAATAGTTCGTTACTTAGATTTTTCCCATAGCTTGTACATTCAAGCCCAAAAGAGTTGGGCTTGACATACTTTATATCAAGTTGCCGGTGTAGCACGGATGAGGTCTCAATATGAATTTTTTCATGTTCAATTCCCATCATTACAACCCACATGGGGTTATCCCAATCAATAGGAAGCGTGAAGGTGCAAGTTTGTATGTAGTTGCTGACAACCTCTTTAGCTTTTGTTCGGTAATCTCTGACTTCTTGAACACTTGGCCAAGCGTAGTTCTCTTTGTTTAAATCATCCCA encodes:
- a CDS encoding NADH-quinone oxidoreductase subunit A; its protein translation is MSNELLLSSVIFVLVGVVLVSVFLLSRFLGPQNKDDVEKNTVYESGVSHPIGGTKLRFAVKFYLVAILFVLFDVEIIFMFPWAVNVKELGILGLTEMFMFMALLFGGLIYIYKKKALSWD
- the ovoA gene encoding 5-histidylcysteine sulfoxide synthase; the protein is MNKELITRNINLSTGTVESKRKEILNYFLKTYETFEKLFDDVFVNDDVFYLQPEPLRHQLIFYYGHTATFYINKMILGGYITERINPKYESMFAIGVDEMSWDDLNKENYAWPSVQEVRDYRTKAKEVVSNYIQTCTFTLPIDWDNPMWVVMMGIEHEKIHIETSSVLHRQLDIKYVKPNSFGLECTSYGKNLSNELLEVPSMNITLGKDKSNAYYGWDNEYGEYQESTPAFKASKYLVSNGEFLEFIQDGGYCNDAFWSEEGKGWKEYQKAQYPTFWIKEGETFKYRTMTNIIDLPLNWPVDVNYLEAEAFCNWKSKKEHKNITLPSEALWHALHEHTQTPDEPQWGKKAPANINLEHFTSSCPVDMFEFNGFYDVIGNVWQWTTTAIDGFEGFEVHPLYDDFSVPTFDNRHNIFKGGSYISCGNEALKDSRYAFRRHFPQHAGFRYVEVPASYNQKPDVKPNIEEDEYANFFKLAVKTVQHYNKTFKKNSALNLGCYYGTAAFELAKEYKNIVGIDFTARNILNAQAKKEQEVVHNCQFWQGDGCNLKPHFKGYDLILITTDFDELYNLEAFLSDIPTRLNSGGLLVIQGRNIEDDKLIEERLSLTLHKIENNVWSK
- a CDS encoding MalY/PatB family protein; translation: MEQIVYSFDKEVNRNHTQCAKYDGLEKYFGVNDAFPMWVADMDFETPAFINDAIIKRAHHAVYGYGIVTESLQQSVVNWMQTQHGWKIQKKWLTFLNGVVPAYSAALEAFSEVNDEIIVQTPVYFPLFQSIKHNKRKVVYNPLKEQNGYYTMDLEDLKSKITPKTKIFTLCSPHNPVGRIWSKEELEALAKICLEHNITIISDEIHADITFKPFTPLASISKEIANITVTLNAAGKTFNIAGLNAAYAITCNEALKTKLDEVVKAREIGSINVFGTIAMEAAYTYGQEWVKELKEYLLQNILVTKELLKNTNIKLSQPEATYLLWLDFSCYDLTHLQIKERLLKEAKIALNDGLTFGKNGSKHFRLNVALPVTRLKKYLNIIAKTF